A segment of the Triticum urartu cultivar G1812 chromosome 1, Tu2.1, whole genome shotgun sequence genome:
TGGTATACCCACGGGTACAAGGCTATACCCATACCCTACCCATGACTTAACAGGTAAGGTATGAGTACTACCCTTGGATATAAAAGTGTGCCCATACCCTGCCCATGCAGGTACCCATACCTGTgggtaaaattgccatccttaaaCTAGAAGAACCTGGCATGCTTTGCTTATGGACTAAGCACTAGCCCCGTTTTGCTTTCTCTCCAAACAGAACTGGTTAATGTGGTTCACGTGGTGCAGCAGCAGTGCTGGTTCGTATTGTACATCGTCGTGCCCTGGCAGAATCTGTGATGCATGCAGCATGCTGGTGGTTTGGCGGCGATGTACTGTTGCGGACAACCATTCCCCAGCTGTGTATGTCGGTTGCACGACAGTGCTTTGTGTGACGGGACACAACAGCCAAGTGTCGCATATTTTGAAAGAAAAAAGTGTCGCATATTTTTTCTGAAGCATGCAAATTCTCTTTTTTGACAGCTAGGAAatgttttttttgaaacggaaGCAAAAAGATTTGCCTCATCTATTAAATAAGAGGGAAGTAGAGTTTTACAAGACATCTGCCGTCACGGTATGACAATTACTCACAGAACACAGTAACCCTTAGTTCTGTTTGGAGAGAAAGCAAAACGGGGCTAGCGCTTAGTTCATAACCCTGATGCAGCTCAACAAGCATAACAAAACAGAGAAAAATAAACGATAACGGCTAAAAATGTCTCTGCCATGTTCTTCTAGTTACACGACTATAAATCATGAACAGACAGCATCCTTAACCTCCTTTCCCACCTCCACCTTACACCTTTAAGCCAGCTGCTGCTTCCTCCTATCCCAACAATCGCCTCTTCTGGATCGATGGCAGTGTTTATATTAGAAAAATTAGCGGACTCAATGCCCAGGAATCTTGAACCTTCTTGTTCCTCTATTTCCAATATAGTATGCAACTCTATGCCGTCCTCTACGTGCTCGACGTCGATGACTATATGAGAAAACTCAGCCGAATAAATGCCCAAGAATCTTGAATCTCGTTGTTCCTCTATTTCCAATATAGGAGGCAACTCTATGCCATCCTCCAAGAATTTCATTGCATCTGACATGAAAGGACGGTGTCTCCCATTTGGGTGAGAGCACCTGAGGCCCAGGACAATCACACGCTTCATCTGCGACTTGTCAAAGATGCCACCTAATCTGCGGTCAGCGGCATACTCCATCACCTCGGGTTCCTCTCTATACAGCTCCCATACTTGCTCTCTAGACTTGCCTGTGCATGCTATCTCTAGTAGAACAATTCCAAAGCTGTAGATGTCGGACTTACGTGGGTCCATGTTGCCCTCTGTCCCAGTATCAGTCGCCACTAGTATTCTATTGTTTTTACTGGCTGTCCTAGATAGCCCGACACCGAGCTTGGCGTTGAAATCAAAATCCAGTAGTACACTGCTTGGCTTGATATCTCCATGCAAGACGGCTCTATTGCATTGGTGGTGAAGATGATGAAGTGCAGACCCTATGCCCTTAATTATTTGATACCTGTGAAATAATGTAAGGAGTAAAGTGAAATGTCGAGACATACATATCAACCGATCAAAATTCCAAATAACTGTGTACGTAGCATGTACTACACAATACCTCTTTTGCCATGGTAGAATTTTCTTCCTGTCGTGTAGGTGGTCCTCTAGGTTGGCATTAGGAACAAATTCAAAGACAAGAAAGAATTGAACCCTTTGTTGCCTACAACAAGAAATAAAATCAACCAAGTTCCATGTGTTTCTTCTGCAGCACCAGCCTTTCAGCTCAATTAGATTTGTGTGTAGCCTCATTCGACCAATTCTCTGGAGTTCAGCGATAAAGTCATGAACTTCTCCTTCAGTAGTATTCTTTATTTCCTTCACAGCCACTTGTTGATAGCCATTCAAGTCTTTGTAGCTCCCTTTATATACCATGCCAAAGGCACCCAATCCAAGATGTTTGGAGAATCCGTCTGTCATGACGGCCAAATCATTGTACTCGAATCTCGTAAGGCCGGATATATCAGGAGCAAAATATGGCCTCTTTGAATATACGTTGAGGGACCATAATCGAATCATATTCTCTGTCTGATTCATCTTATCAATGATATCATTTATACTCGGCCTTTTGCGCCGATCTGCCTGCACACACTTTAAGGCTATTTCAATGCACGTCTTTACTTGTACACAATATGCCTCTAGCCCTGGCTCATGGATTGGGGGTGCTTCTAACCTAGCCCTCCAATTTCCCTGTACCTACCAACAACAGAGAATATAAAGGAAGGGTAGTAATACTAAACAGGTCAAAGTATTACTAACATATAGCTAACATGTACAACTAATAAAAGGAGGCATCGCTTTCTTACAAGTTCAACGAATTCCTTGGAAGACATGGTAGCACATTTGGAGTGGCCCTCAGGTCCAGCCATTAcctttatgataacaacacccAAGCTGTATATGTCGAACTTGTTTGAGATTACTTTCTGCTCTATGTATTCTGGTGGTAAATAACCGCTGCATGCCACATTATACATATTATAATATGTGTCTAATGCAAAGAGAATTCCATACTCAATTGACACGCAGAGTTAATAATTAAGCTTACCGCGTTCCGAATGAAGTATTTGTGATTTTTGTTTGTTCTTCTCCAAACAGCCTTGACAGGCCAAAATCAGCTATCTTTGGTAACATATTCTTATCCAGCAATACATTGGCTGGTTTTAGATCCAGATGATATATAGGAGAATTTAGGTCCTGATGCAGGTATTTCAAACCATTGCAAATCCCCTTAATTATTCCATAACGTGTGCGCCAATCACGTCCATTAAATTCATTTGTCGCGACAAAGAGTATTCTTTTGTTGCATAAGAATAAATCCATAACATATTAACAAATACAATTGGAGGAtgtttgaaaaaaaaattataCGTAGAGCATCACGATATCATACCAGAAATATGATCGTGAAGGCTCCCATTGTGGGCATAGTCGAAACAGAGCGCCCTGTGTATCCTGTCAGCAACAACCGTTCTTCCTTCGTACTCTGCGCACTCTGGCCGAGTTTCATGGCAATAGCCGACTAACCGCACAATATTAACGTGTTGAAGACTCGTCAGATTGTTAAACTCCCTCATAAACTGCACATCATCAAGTGTAGGCATCTCATAGAGCAACTTCACGGCAATTTCTTCCCCATCTTTGAGAAATCCCTGTTTAAAAGCGTACCCATGAAGCTGAGCAGCACGGCAGATGAAATTGTGTGCTCATGCAATGTAGtccctccgttcttaaatataaatctttttagagatttcaatatggactacatacgaagcaaaatgagtgaatctacactctgaaatacgtctatatacctccgtatgtagttcatattgaaatctctaaaaagacttgtattcaggaacggagggagtaccttgtaAACTCTTCCATATCCGCCGCTACCGAGTAAGCGCTC
Coding sequences within it:
- the LOC125543599 gene encoding proline-rich receptor-like protein kinase PERK7 isoform X3, whose amino-acid sequence is MLPKIADFGLSRLFGEEQTKITNTSFGTRGYLPPEYIEQKVISNKFDIYSLGVVIIKVMAGPEGHSKCATMSSKEFVELVQGNWRARLEAPPIHEPGLEAYCVQVKTCIEIALKCVQADRRKRPSINDIIDKMNQTENMIRLWSLNVYSKRPYFAPDISGLTRFEYNDLAVMTDGFSKHLGLGAFGMVYKGSYKDLNGYQQVAVKEIKNTTEGEVHDFIAELQRIGRMRLHTNLIELKGWCCRRNTWNLVDFISCCRQQRVQFFLVFEFVPNANLEDHLHDRKKILPWQKRYQIIKGIGSALHHLHHQCNRAVLHGDIKPSSVLLDFDFNAKLGVGLSRTASKNNRILVATDTGTEGNMDPRKSDIYSFGIVLLEIACTGKSREQVWELYREEPEVMEYAADRRLGGIFDKSQMKRVIVLGLRCSHPNGRHRPFMSDAMKFLEDGIELPPILEIEEQRDSRFLGIYSAEFSHIVIDVEHVEDGIELHTILEIEEQEGSRFLGIESANFSNINTAIDPEEAIVGIGGSSSWLKGVRWRWERRLRMLSVHDL
- the LOC125543599 gene encoding proline-rich receptor-like protein kinase PERK7 isoform X2 translates to MDLFLCNKRILFVATNEFNGRDWRTRYGIIKGICNGLKYLHQDLNSPIYHLDLKPANVLLDKNMLPKIADFGLSRLFGEEQTKITNTSFGTRGYLPPEYIEQKVISNKFDIYSLGVVIIKVMAGPEGHSKCATMSSKEFVELGNWRARLEAPPIHEPGLEAYCVQVKTCIEIALKCVQADRRKRPSINDIIDKMNQTENMIRLWSLNVYSKRPYFAPDISGLTRFEYNDLAVMTDGFSKHLGLGAFGMVYKGSYKDLNGYQQVAVKEIKNTTEGEVHDFIAELQRIGRMRLHTNLIELKGWCCRRNTWNLVDFISCCRQQRVQFFLVFEFVPNANLEDHLHDRKKILPWQKRYQIIKGIGSALHHLHHQCNRAVLHGDIKPSSVLLDFDFNAKLGVGLSRTASKNNRILVATDTGTEGNMDPRKSDIYSFGIVLLEIACTGKSREQVWELYREEPEVMEYAADRRLGGIFDKSQMKRVIVLGLRCSHPNGRHRPFMSDAMKFLEDGIELPPILEIEEQRDSRFLGIYSAEFSHIVIDVEHVEDGIELHTILEIEEQEGSRFLGIESANFSNINTAIDPEEAIVGIGGSSSWLKGVRWRWERRLRMLSVHDL
- the LOC125543599 gene encoding G-type lectin S-receptor-like serine/threonine-protein kinase At1g11303 isoform X1; this translates as MDLFLCNKRILFVATNEFNGRDWRTRYGIIKGICNGLKYLHQDLNSPIYHLDLKPANVLLDKNMLPKIADFGLSRLFGEEQTKITNTSFGTRGYLPPEYIEQKVISNKFDIYSLGVVIIKVMAGPEGHSKCATMSSKEFVELVQGNWRARLEAPPIHEPGLEAYCVQVKTCIEIALKCVQADRRKRPSINDIIDKMNQTENMIRLWSLNVYSKRPYFAPDISGLTRFEYNDLAVMTDGFSKHLGLGAFGMVYKGSYKDLNGYQQVAVKEIKNTTEGEVHDFIAELQRIGRMRLHTNLIELKGWCCRRNTWNLVDFISCCRQQRVQFFLVFEFVPNANLEDHLHDRKKILPWQKRYQIIKGIGSALHHLHHQCNRAVLHGDIKPSSVLLDFDFNAKLGVGLSRTASKNNRILVATDTGTEGNMDPRKSDIYSFGIVLLEIACTGKSREQVWELYREEPEVMEYAADRRLGGIFDKSQMKRVIVLGLRCSHPNGRHRPFMSDAMKFLEDGIELPPILEIEEQRDSRFLGIYSAEFSHIVIDVEHVEDGIELHTILEIEEQEGSRFLGIESANFSNINTAIDPEEAIVGIGGSSSWLKGVRWRWERRLRMLSVHDL
- the LOC125543599 gene encoding probable serine/threonine-protein kinase PBL28 isoform X4, which produces MAEAARTDANDVRAAADRVSLLPSPPPSPSEEVASTESTPRSASAPSTSAPATAPSFFPRKIDHASALPRKFSYDLLKEITDGFSEERLLGSGGYGRVYKGFLKDGEEIAVKLLYEMPTLDDVQFMREFNNLTSLQHVNIVRLVGYCHETRPECAEYEGRTVVADRIHRALCFDYAHNGSLHDHISEYSLSRQMNLMDVIGAHVME